The following proteins are encoded in a genomic region of Nitrospinota bacterium:
- a CDS encoding ammonium transporter, whose translation MRRLIYFMILACGITATPAYAEQAPAAIDSGSTAWLLTATALVLLMTLPGVALFYGGLSRSKNVLSTMMYSFASLVAVSVVWILWGYTLAFGKDIGGVIGGLEHVGLSGIPLPGSDSPPNANMGLAIPDSLFVAFQGAFAIITVALISGAYAERVRFGPFLLFSILWLTFIYSPLAHWVWGGGWLARIGLLDFAGGTVVHISAGVSGLAAAMYLGKRTGYGTEMIVPHNVPMVVTGAGLLWFGWFGFNAGSAMAANGLAASAFLATNAAAAAAALSWLVTEWIHGKSPTAVGIASGAVAGLVAITPAAGYVTPLAALFIGMIAGVACYFAVYFKHRMGYDDAFDAFGIHGVGGIWGALATGVFASSAVTGIEGAKGLLEGNSGQLLVQMGAAIAVSIYCFVGSMAILKVVDMAAGLRPSRDNELMGLDRTEHRENAYN comes from the coding sequence ATGCGACGACTGATTTATTTCATGATACTTGCATGCGGCATTACGGCAACACCGGCTTACGCTGAACAGGCTCCAGCGGCAATTGATTCCGGAAGCACCGCCTGGCTTTTGACGGCCACCGCACTTGTTCTGCTCATGACCCTTCCCGGCGTTGCGCTGTTTTATGGCGGCTTGAGCAGGTCGAAGAACGTCCTTTCGACGATGATGTATTCCTTCGCCAGCCTTGTCGCGGTGAGCGTTGTATGGATACTGTGGGGTTACACGCTTGCGTTCGGCAAGGACATCGGCGGCGTGATCGGCGGATTGGAGCATGTTGGACTTTCCGGCATACCGCTTCCCGGTTCCGATTCCCCCCCAAACGCCAACATGGGGCTTGCGATACCTGATTCGCTCTTCGTGGCATTCCAGGGGGCGTTCGCCATAATAACGGTGGCGCTTATCTCCGGCGCCTATGCGGAGCGCGTGCGGTTCGGCCCATTCCTGCTTTTCTCGATATTATGGCTGACCTTTATCTACTCCCCGCTCGCCCATTGGGTGTGGGGCGGCGGCTGGCTTGCCCGGATAGGGCTGCTTGATTTTGCCGGGGGCACGGTGGTGCATATTTCCGCCGGGGTGTCCGGCTTGGCCGCCGCCATGTATCTGGGCAAACGGACCGGCTACGGCACCGAAATGATCGTTCCCCACAATGTTCCGATGGTGGTTACCGGCGCCGGACTTTTGTGGTTTGGATGGTTCGGTTTCAACGCCGGTTCGGCCATGGCGGCAAACGGCTTGGCGGCCAGCGCGTTTCTGGCGACCAATGCGGCGGCGGCCGCGGCGGCATTGAGCTGGCTCGTCACTGAATGGATTCACGGCAAGAGCCCCACCGCGGTCGGGATCGCATCGGGCGCGGTGGCCGGCCTTGTGGCCATCACCCCGGCGGCGGGATATGTTACGCCGCTTGCCGCCCTTTTCATCGGGATGATCGCCGGCGTCGCCTGTTATTTCGCCGTCTACTTCAAACACCGGATGGGCTATGACGACGCTTTCGACGCGTTCGGCATACACGGCGTCGGGGGGATATGGGGAGCCTTGGCGACCGGCGTGTTCGCATCTTCGGCGGTGACGGGCATCGAAGGGGCCAAAGGGCTGCTGGAAGGGAACAGCGGACAGTTGCTGGTGCAGATGGGGGCGGCCATCGCGGTTTCCATTTACTGCTTTGTGGGCAGCATGGCGATCCTGAAAGTGGTGGACATGGCGGCGGGACTCCGTCCTTCCAGGGATAACGAACTGATGGGCCTTGACCGGACTGAACACCGGGAAAACGCCTACAACTGA